Genomic window (Triplophysa rosa unplaced genomic scaffold, Trosa_1v2 scaffold504, whole genome shotgun sequence):
acaaaaaaaaggagggaaaaaagcaaattttacataatgtcacacaaaactccaaaaatgggctggacaaaattattggcacccttaacTTAATATTTGGTTGCACACCCTTTGGAAAAAATAACTGAAATCAATCGCTTCCTATAACCATCAATAAACTTCTTACACCTCTCACCCGGAATTTTGGACCACTCTTCCTTTGCAAACTGCTCCAGGTCTCTCATATTGGAAGGGCGCCTTTTCCCAACAGCAATTTTAAGATCTCTCCACAGGTGTTCAATGGGATTTAGATCTGGACTCATTGCTGGCCACTTCAGAACTCTCCAGCGCTTTGTTGCCATCCATTTCTGGGTGCTTTTTGAAGTATGTTTGGGGTCATTGTCCTGCTGGAAGACCAACGATCTCGGACGCAAAcccagctttctgacactgggcccTACATTGNNNNNNNNNNNNNNNNNNNNNNNNNNNNNNNNNNNNNNNNNNNNNNNNNNNNNNNNNNNNNNNNNNNNNNNNNNNNNNNNNNNNNNNNNNNNNNNNNNNNNNNNNNNNNNNNNNNNNNNNNNNNNNNNNNNNNNNNNNNNNNNNNNNNNNNNNNNNNNNNNNNNNNNNNNNNNNNNNNNNNNNNNNNNNNNNNNNNNNNNNNNNNNNNNNNNNNNNNNNNNNNNNNNNNNNNNNNNNNNNNNNNNNNNNNNNNNNNNNNNNNNNNNNNNNNNNNNNNNNNNNNNNNNNNNNNNNNNNNNNNNNNNNNNNNNNNNNNNNNNNNNNNNNNNNNNNNNNNNNNNNNNNNNNNNNNNNNNNNNNNNNNNNNNNNNNNNNNNNNNNNNNNNNNNNNNNNNNNNNNNNNNNNNNNNNNNNNNNNNNNNNNNNNNNNNNNNNNNNNNNNNNNNNNNNNNNNNNNNNNNNNNNNNNNNNNNNNNNNNNNNNNNNNNNNNNNNNNNNNNNNNNNNNNNNNNNNNNNNNNNNNNNNNNNNNNNNNNNNNNNNNNNNNNNNNNNNNNNNNNNNNNNNNNNNNNNNNNNNNNNNNNNNNNNNNNNNNNNNNNNNNNNNNNNNNNNNNNNNNNNNNNNNNNNNNNNNNNNNNNNNNNNNNNNNNNNNNNNNNNNNNNNNNNNNNNNNNNNNNNNNNNNNNNNNNNNNNNNNNNNNNNNNNNNNNNNNNNNNNNNNNNNNNNNNNNNNNNNNNNNNNNNNNNNNNNNNNNNNNNNNNNNNNNNNNNNNNNNNNNNNNNNNNNNNNNNNNNNNNNNNNNNNNNNNNNNNNNNNNNNNNNNNNNNNNNNNNNNNNNNNNNNNNNNNNNNNNNNNNNNNNNNNNNNNNNNNNNNNNNNNNNNNNNNNNNNNNNNNNNNNNNNNNNNNNNNNNNNNNNNNNNNNNNNNNNNNNNNNNNNNNNNNNNNNNNNNNNNNNNNNNNNNNNNNNNNNNNNNNNNNNNNNNNNNNNNNNNNNNNNNNNNNNNNNNNNNNNNNNNNNNNNNNNNNNNNNNNNNNNNNNNNNNNNNNNNNNNNNNNNNNNNNNNNNNNNNNNNNNNNNNNNNNNNNNNNNNNNNNNNNNNNNNNNNNNNNNNNNNNNNNNNNNNNNNNNNNNNNNNNNNNNNNNNNNNNNNNNNNNNNNNNNNNNNNNNNNNNNNNNNNNNNNNNNNNNNNNNNNNNNNNNNNNNNNNNNNNNNNNNNNNNNNNNNNNNNNNNNNNNNNNNNNNNNNNNNNNNNNNNNNNNNNNNNNNNNNNNNNNNNNNNNNNNNNNNNNNNNNNNNNNNNNNNNNNNNNNNNNNNNNNNNNNNNNNNNNNNNNNNNNNNNNNNNNNNNNNNNNNNNNNNNNNNNNNNNNNNNNNNNNNNNNNNNNNNNNNNNNNNNNNNNNNNNNNNNNNNNNNNNNNNNNNNNNNNNNNNNNNNNNNNNNNNNNNNNNNNNNNNNNNNNNNNNNNNNNNNNNNNNNNNNNNNNNNNNNNNNNNNNNNNNNNNNNNNNNNNNNNNNNNNNNNNNNNNNNNNNNNNNNNNNNNNNNNNNNNNNNNNNNNNNNNNNNNNNNNNNNNNNNNNNNNNNNNNNNNNNNNNNNNNNNNNNNNNNNNNNNNNNNNNNNNNNNNNNNNNNNNNNNNNNNNNNNNNNNNNNNNNNNNNNNNNNNNNNNNNNNNNNNNNNNNNNNNNNNNNNNNNNNNNNNNNNNNNNNNNNNNNNNNNNNNNNNNNNNNNNNNNNNNNNNNNNNNNNNNNNNNNNNNNNNNNNNNNNNNNNNNNNNNNNNNNNNNNNNNNNNNNNNNNNNNNNNNNNNNNNNNNNNNNNNNNNNNNNNNNNNNNNNNNNNNNNNNNNNNNNNNNNNNNNNNNNNNNNNNNNNNNNNNNNNNNNNNNNNNNNNNNNNNNNNNNNNNNNNNNNNNNNNNNNNNNNNNNNNNNNNNNNNNNNNNNNNNNNNNNNNNNNNNNNNNNNNNNNNNNNNNNNNNNNNNNNNNNNNNNNNNNNNNNNNNNNNNNNNNNNNNNNNNNNNNNNNNNNNNNNNNNNNNNNNNNNNNNNNNNNNNNNNNNNNNNNNNNNNNNNNNNNNNNNNNNNNNNNNNNNNNNNNNNNNNNNNNNNNNNNNNNNNNNNNNNNNNNNNNNNNNNNNNNNNNNNNNNNNNNNNNNNNNNNNNNNNNNNNNNNNNNNNNNNNNNNNNNNNNNNNNNNNNNNNNNNNNNNNNNNNNNNNNNNNNNNNNNNNNNNNNNNNNNNNNNNNNNNNNNNNNNNNNNNNNNNNNNNNNNNNNNNNNNNNNNNNNNNNNNNNNNNNNNNNNNNNNNNNNNNNNNNNNNNNNNNNNNNNNNNNNNNNNNNNNNNNNNNNNNNNNNNNNNNNNNNNNNNNNNNNNNNNNNNNNNNNNNNNNNNNNNNNNNNNNNNNNNNNNNNNNNNNNNNNNNNNNNNNNNNNNNNNNNNNNNNNNNNNNNNNNNNNNNNNNNNNNNNNNNNNNNNNNNNNNNNNNNNNNNNNNNNNNNNNNNNNNNNNNNNNNNNNNNNNNNNNNNNNNNNNNNNNNNNNNNNNNNNNNNNNNNNNNNNNNNNNNNNNNNNNNNNNNNNNNNNNNNNNNNNNNNNNNNNNNNNNNNNNNNNNNNNNNNNNNNNNNNNNNNNNNNNNNNNNNNNNNNNNNNNNNNNNNNNNNNNNNNNNNNNNNNNNNNNNNNNNNNNNNNNNNNNNNNNNNNNNNNNNNNNNNNNNNNNNNNNNNNNNNNNNNNNNNNNNNNNNNNNNNNNNNNNNNNNNNNNNNNNNNNNNNNNNNNNNNNNNNNNNNNNNNNNNNNNNNNNNNNNNNNNNNNNNNNNNNNNNNNNNNNNNNNNNNNNNNNNNNNNNNNNNNNNNNNNNNNNNNNNNNNNNNNNNNNNNNNNNNNNNNNNNNNNNNNNNNNNNNNNNNNNNNNNNNNNNNNNNNNNNNNNNNNNNNNNNNNNNNNNNNNNNNNNNNNNNNNNNNNNNNNNNNNNNNNNNNNNNNNNNNNNNNNNNNNNNNNNNNNNNNNNNNNNNNNNNNNNNNNNNNNNNNNNNNNNNNNNNNNNNNNNNNNNNNNNNNNNNNNNNNNNNNNNNNNNNNNNNNNNNNNNNNNNNNNNNNNNNNNNNNNNNNNNNNNNNNNNNNNNNNNNNNNNNNNNNNNNNNNNNNNNNNNNNNNNNNNNNNNNNNNNNNNNNNNNNNNNNNNNNNNNNNNNNNNNNNNNNNNNNNNNNNNNNNNNNNNNNNNNNNNNNNNNNNNNNNNNNNNNNNNNNNNNNNNNNNNNNNNNNNNNNNNNNNNNNNNNNNNNNNNNNNNNNNNNNNNNNNNNNNNNNNNNNNNNNNNNNNNNNNNNNNNNNNNNNNNNNNNNNNNNNNNNNNNNNNNNNNNNNNNNNNNNNNNNNNNNNNNNNNNNNNNNNNNNNNNNNNNNNNNNNNNNNNNNNNNNNNNNNNNNNNNNNNNNNNNNNNNNNNNNNNNNNNNNNNNNNNNNNNNNNNNNNNNNNNNNNNNNNNNNNNNNNNNNNNNNNNNNNNNNNNNNNNNNNNNNNNNNNNNNNNNNNNNNNNNNNNNNNNNNNNNNNNNNNNNNNNNNNNNNNNNNNNNNNNNNNNNNNNNNNNNNNNNNNNNNNNNNNNNNNNNNNNNNNNNNNNNNNNNNNNNNNNNNNNNNNNNNNNNNNNNNNNNNNNNNNNNNNNNNNNNNNNNNNNNNNNNNNNNNNNNNNNNNNNNNNNNNNNNNNNNNNNNNNNNNNNNNNNNNNNNNNNNNNNNNNNNNNNNNNNNNNNNNNNNNNNNNNNNNNNNNNNNNNNNNNNNNNNNNNNNNNNNNNNNNNNNNNNNNNNNNNNNNNNNNNNNNNNNNNNNNNNNNNNNNNNNNNNNNNNNNNNNNNNNNNNNNNNNNNNNNNNNNNNNNNNNNNNNNNNNNNNNNNNNNNNNNNNNNNNNNNNNNNNNNNNNNNNNNNNNNNNNNNNNCTTACCTGAGATGTATAACGTCGTTTCAACTCAGGTACACGAGCTCTTGGCTACAGATATTACAGCACTCAGTTTCacaactgatatatggagctcGGATGTAAGCCCCACCAGCATGCTGAGTTTAACCGCACAGTGGATTGACAAAGATTTTAAGCTACGAAAGGTTGTGCTTCACTCACAAGAGTTCAGGGGGTCCCATACAGCTGCAGTTATCTCTAATGCATTCAGCAAGATGTTTGACACTTGGCATATAGACCGATCTAAAGTGCATGCGGTAGTCAGTGACAACGCAAGAAATGTGACCAAAGCCATGGAGGAAAGCGGTCTGAAAGGGATACGCTGCACGGCACACACAATTCAACTAGCAGTTCACGATGGATTGTTGAGTCAGCGCAGTATAGCGGATGTGATAGCGATTGGCAGAAAAATGATTGGTCACTTTAAGCATTCTCCGCTTGCTTACACGCACCTACAATCTGTCCAAGAGCAGTTCGGAATGCCACCAAAACGTCTCCAACAAGATGTAAGCACTAGGTGGAACAGTACATATTATATGCTGGAGAGCCTTTTTGCGCAAAAGCGAGTCCTGGCTGCATACCTAGCAGATCATGAACTGCCTGCGACTTTCACAGCATACCATTGGGTGTTAATAGAGAACGTGCTCTCTCTTCTGGCCCCATTTGAGCAGATAACAAAGGAGATAAGCTCATCTGATTCATCT
Coding sequences:
- the LOC130550973 gene encoding zinc finger BED domain-containing protein 4-like, whose product is MYNVVSTQVHELLATDITALSFTTDIWSSDVSPTSMLSLTAQWIDKDFKLRKVVLHSQEFRGSHTAAVISNAFSKMFDTWHIDRSKVHAVVSDNARNVTKAMEESGLKGIRCTAHTIQLAVHDGLLSQRSIADVIAIGRKMIGHFKHSPLAYTHLQSVQEQFGMPPKRLQQDVSTRWNSTYYMLESLFAQKRVLAAYLADHELPATFTAYHWVLIENVLSLLAPFEQITKEISSSDSSVADVIPLLAALKRLLNKEAETDHGVKTTKSALLEAVSTRFSQVESEPLYCIATVLDPRYKDNYFDVGKKQRTREMIQAELEPLGDVDGQGTHSAGEAGNNTDRKRARTTDEPHTSSLSDMFEEILQENIPNVLQRTSSTAQQLDCYLSDVPIPRSNNPLEYWRNNQSRFPDLAQMARRYLSAPSTSTDSERLFSAASHIIDEKRNRLSCEKAEKLLFIKKNLPLFLKK